The Arthrobacter oryzae DNA window AAGAGGCAGCCGCCTTCGCCGCCGCGGCCGAAGCCCAGCTGACCGGCAACCTGGCCGTCTGCGCCGGTTCCTGCGGTCCCGGCAACCTGCACCTGATCAACGGCCTGTACGACGCCAACCGCTCAGGAGCGCCGGTCCTGGCCATCGCCTCGCACATTCCGAGCAAGCAGATCGGCAGTGGCTTCTTCCAGGAAACCCATCCGGACCGTCTGTTCAACGAATGCTCGGTGTACTCGGAGCTTGTCAGCACAGCGGAGCAGGCGCCGCGGGTCATGCACAGCGCCATCCAGCACGCCATCGGGCTCGGGGGAGTCGCCGTCGTCACCCTTCCCGGCGACATCGCTGGCCTGGAAGCGACCGGCGAGACTCCGCTGCCGGCGACGTTCCGCCGCGCCACGCTGATTCCCGACGCCGCGAGCGTCCGCGAACTCGCCGAGGCAATCAACGCAGCGGACAAGGTCGCCATCTTTGCCGGCGCCGGAACCCAGGGCGCCCATGACGAAGTGGTGGCCCTCGCGGAAGTCATCGGCGCCCCGATCGGCCACTCGCTGCGGGGCAAGGACTTCATGCAGTACGACAACCCCTACGACATCGGCATGACCGGGCTGCTGGGCTACGGCGCCGCGGCCGAGGGCATCGAGGACGCCGACCTGCTGATCCTGCTCGGCACCGACTTTCCGTACGACCAGTTCCTTCCCGGCACCCGCACGGCCCAGGTGGACCGGGCCGCCCACAAGCTGGGGAGGCGGACCGACGTCGACATCGCCGTCCATGGCGACGTGCTGCCCACACTCGCCGCACTGAAACCCCTGCTCACCCCGAAAAAGAGCAGGCGCTTCCTCAACCAGATGCTCAAGAAGCACGATCGGCTGATGAACAAGGCCGTGGGCGCCTACACCCGCAAGGTGGAGAAGAAGCAGCCGATCCACCCGGAGTACGCGGCGTCCCTCCTGGACCAGGTGGCGGCGGAGGACGCGGTCTTCACGGCGGACACCGGGATGTGCAACGTCTGGACTGCGCGGTACATCAACCCGCTGGGCACGCGCCGGCTGATCGGCTCCTACCTGCACGGTTCCATGGCCAACGCGCTGCCCCACGCGATCGGCGCGCAGCTGGCCTACCCCGGCCGCCAGGTCATTTCGGTGTCCGGGGACGGCGGCTTGTCCATGCTGCTGGGCGAGCTCATTACCGTTGCGGCGCACCGGCTCCCGGTCAACGTGGTGGTGTTCAACAACTCCACGCTGGGCATGGTGAAACTGGAGATGCTGGTAGACGGCCTGCCCGATTTCGGCGTGGACGTCCCCGATGCCGACTACGCCGCCGTCGCCCGCGCCCTCGGTTTCCACGCCGTCCGCGTCACCGACCCGGCCCGCATCGAGGACGCCTACCGGGAAGCCTTTGCGCATCCGGGACCCTCGCTCGTTGAGCTCATCACGGACCCGAAGGCGCTCTCCATTCCGCCCAAGATCACCGGCTCGCAGGTCCTGGGCTTTGCGACCGCCATGTCCAAGGTGGTCCTCAACCGCGGCGCCGGCGAGGCCGTGAGCATGGCGCGGAGCAACCTGCGCAACATCCCCCGGCGGTAGGCGGGCGCACTACGGCGGCGTCCCGCCGTCGTCCGTTTCCGACGGCGGCACGTAACCGCGGCGAAGGAACCGGGAGAGCGTTGCTGGAATCGTTGCGAAAAGTGCGAGAGCGTTGGTGGGGCGAGACCAAAACGACCGCAAACCGTGACCCTACGGGCATCGTCCTGCCGCGGGCAGGCTGGTTGACTGAAGGAAGACGGGCGGATTCCCGCCAGGCGCCGGCAAGGCAGGTCCCAGTGGCAGGTCCAAGGGGCAGGTCCAAGGGGGAGAAAATGAAGACATTCCGCGTGGCCAGGATCGCTACGGCCGGCGCCCTGGTGGCGCTCACCGCATGTTCGGCGTCGTCGCCGGAGCTGCTGAAGGCCGACGGCGTGGAGCGGGTTTCGGTGGACCGCGCGGCTTATGCTGCTGAACTGCGCTCCTTCCGGGCCTCCGCTTTCGGGCTAGGCGAGGCCCTGCTGGCCGACGGAGGCGACGCCTCCAACGGGAACGTGGTGTCCTCGCCCGGGAGCCTGCTGATTGCGCTCGCGATGCTTCGCTCCGGTGCGTCGGGCGGGACGGCGGCGGAGATGGACAGCGTCCTGCAACTTCCCCTGGAGAACCGCGATGAGGCCATGAACGCGCTTCTCAGCTCGCTCGAGAAGTTCGACGGCGACCCCGGCACAGTGGATGAGGACAATCCGCCGCGGAAACCGGTCATGCATGCCGCCAACGGGCTGTTCGTGGACAAAGGGGTGCCCACCGGTGAGTCCTTCCTGGACACTCTGGCCCGGCACTACGGAACCGGTGTGTATCCCGTGAACTTCAGCGATGAAGGTGCAACGAAACCCGCCATCGATGCCTGGGTCAACAGGAACACTGGCGGCCGGATCAAGGAAGCCCCCGCGAAATACGACCCGGACAATACGTTCAGCCTGCTCAATTCCCTGTACTTCGCGTCCGCCTGGAGTGCGCCGTTCGACCCGAATGACACCTCCGATCTGCCCTTCACCACAGCTGCCGGCGACGAAATCGAGGCGCCTGCAATGCACAACGAGTTGAAGATGAAGTACGCGGAAGGGGCCGGCTGGCAGGGTGTGGACCTTCCCTACGCCGACGGGTTCGTGATGCGCCTCGTCCTGCCGGATTCGGGCGCTGCTGCAGGATCCCGCCCCTCCTCCGCGGCCTTCGACGCCGCCAAGCTCACGGAGATTGCGGACGCCGTTGATACTGCGCCACTAGAGACCGTGCAGATCCAGCTGCCCCGCTGGGACCACAAGTGCAGCTTTGACCTACGGAAGGTGTTTGAGTCGCTTGGCCTGCAGAAAACGCTGGCAACCACCGAGGACTTCGACAATATCCAGCCCAGGATGATGATCACCCAGGCCGCGCAGGCTGCGAACATCACGGTCGCCGAAAAAGGTACCGTTGCCGCCGCCGTCACGCAGATCAACGGAGCTGTGACCAGTGCGCCGCCGCAGCCCGAGCGGACTATCGTCTTCGACCGGCCGTTCCACTACCAGATCGTGCACAACGAAACCGGGCTCCCGCTGTTCATGGGAACGGTGGCCGACCCCCGTTCCTGATCGGACGCTCTCTCAGATCCTGCCGCCTAATGCACGACGCTCTCTCACTTTCTTGAGGAAAGTGGGAGAGCGTCGCGGGTTTTCGTGCGGAAAGTGAGAGAGCGTCGTATAAGGAACCAGCGGAAAGTGAGAGAGCGTCCAGGGAGGGGGAGGGCTAGCGCGGGCCGCCCTGCCAGAGGGCGTCGAACGGCGCGCCGGAGGCGACGCGGTTGCGGATCCCGGCAGTCACGAATTCCTTCGCCGTGCGGGCAGCCTCAAGCGGGGATGCACCCTTGGCCAGCTCGGCGGTCACGGCGGCGGCCAGGGAGCAGCCGGCTCCGGACACTGCCACGTCGCCCACTTTGGGGGCGGAGAGGATTTCCAGCGTGTCGCCGTCGTAATAGACGTCGACGGCGTCGGGCCCCGCCAGGCGCACGCCGCCCTTGGCCAGCACTGCGGCGCCGCTCAGCTCGTGGATGCGGATGGCTGCGGCCGTCAGGGAGTCGACGTCCGTGATCTGCAGGCCGGACAGCGACTCGGCCTCGAAGTGGTTGGGCGTGACAAACGTGGCCAGCGGCAGGATCTGCGCCTTCAGTGCCTGGTCCGTGTCCAGTGCGTGGCCCGGCTCCTGGCCCTTGCAGATCAGCACCGGGTCCAGCACCACGTTGGCGAACCCGTTGGCTGCCAGCGCCGAGGCCACGGTCGAAATGGTGGCAGGGCTGCCCAGCATGCCGATCTTCACGGTGTCCAGAACGGACGGCGCGCCTGAAGCGGCGCCGTATGCCGCCGTCGTCGCCTCCAACTGGTCCGCGATGACCTGCTGGTCCACGGGGACAAAACGGTGGTTCCAGTTGTCGTTCGGGTTGAAGGAGACGATGCAGGTCAGGTTGGCAATGCCGAACACACCCAGTTCCTGGAACGTCTTGAGGTCGGCCTGTGCACCGGCACCGCCGGTCGCTTCGGAGCCGGCAATGGTCAGGGCGACGGCGGGGAAGGTCTCAACAGTGGCGGAAGTCATCCACCCATACTGCCACCGTGCCCAACGGGGCCGCATTGTGCGTTCGACCAATCTGACCATTCGAAGGTGTCCAGCATAATGGTGCGAGAATGGAAGACGGTTCCGGCGGACGCACGTCGCGGGAACCCTCCCAGTGCTAATACAGCCGGCCGCTGCAGCGATCGCCACCGCGATCTTCCGGGCAGCCGCGCGAACCACTCCGAATGGATCACCCATGACTTCCGCCAAGACTTTCCCCGCCTCCGCGGCGCCGAAATTCGCCTCGATCGGTTCCCCCTACTTCGGCATCATGCTGGCTTGCATGGCGGTAGTGCTGATCCTGTCCAACATCGGGGCATCAAAGGGCGTGGCGATCGGCCCGATCATCACGGACGGCGGCTTTTTCCTCTTTCCGCTGGCCTACATCCTGGGCGACGTCATCAGCGAGGTCTACGGGTTCAAGGTGGCGCGCAGGGCCATCATCACCACGTTTGCCCTGTCCGTCTTCGCCTCCGCCTGCTACTGGGTGATCATCGCGCTGCCCGGCTTTGACGATGAGTTCGGCGCCTCGAAGCAGGCCGCACTCGAGGGCGCGCTGGGGCCGGTTCCGCAGATTGTCCTGGCCTCGCTGCTGGCGTTCCTGGCCGGCCAGACCATCAACTCCTGGATCCTGGTGAAGATGAAGGCCCGCACGGGCGAGAAATCCCTCTGGGCCCGGATCATGAGCTCATCGGTCGCCGGCGAATTTGTGGACACGCTCATCTTCTGCAGCATCGCGGCGTCGGTCATCGGCATCACGGACTTCGGCACCTTCGTGAACTACGTGGTGGTCGGCTTCCTCTACAAGACCCTGGTGGAGTTCGCGTTTGTGCCGCTGACCTCGCTTGCCATCGGCTGGGTGAAGAAGCGCGAACCGAGCTACGGGGCGTAGGACTCCCGGCTCCCAGTCGCCGAAGTCGCCGGAAAGGTGCCGGTTCGCCGGAAGTTTGCGGCGAGTTCGCACCGTTCCGGCGAACTCGGAACAAAGAGCCGCGGGCTCAGGGCATACGTGGGCGGCCGGCCAAGGCCCGGAGGACACGGTTCTTGAATTCCTGCTCCCGGAACAGGTCCTTCCACTCGACCCGGACGAAAAGCCATCCTTCCTCCGTCAATGCCTTCTCGCGGAGACGTTCCTGGAAGAGCACCTCGCCGGTGGGCTGGAAGTCGAAGTACTTGAGCCTGCCGTCGAACTCCAACGCGACCTTCTCCTCCTTCCAAGCGAAGTCCAGGCGGTGCCTCCCGGCTCGGCTCGTGACCTCAACCTGCGGCTCCGGAAGTCTGATCTTCAGTCGGAGGAGCAGTTCCCGGGTCAGCGTCTCGCCGGGGGACTCCGAGCGGGGGTCGGCTGCGGCCAGGACTCGACGGAAGGTCCGGACACCCCGCCGCCCGTCCAGTGAATCCGCCATTTCCTGCAGCAATGACCGGTTGGCGCCGAGGCGCAGAGCGTGGTCCATCACGATGAGCGCTTGCCGATAGTTCAGCATCATGCAGCAATCCGCAGCAGTCCTCTCTATCGAGGTGGTCGGCAGGCCGCCCACCGATGTCACCTCGTTGTGGGCGAACGGGCGCGTATGGCACTGCACATCCTTGCCGTGGCGCTCACTCGACGGGCGCACGCGCTGTAGAAGATGGATTACGTCATCCACGTTCCAGAGGTGGAGTCGGTGAAGCCGTGCGGCGGAAGTGTGGCTGCAGGCAAAGCCGCCTGCCGACGTCGTGCGTGTTCCGTGCGCATGGGCGTAAATCAACTGCCGGCTCCGGACGCGAGGGGACTGGGAGTTCCAAGTGCTGGCGCGGACATAGCAGCCGTAGCGCAGCCGGACAAGGGAACCGGTATCCACCAGGGATTTGATAGATCGCGAGCCAAAGCCGAGGTCGATGAGCTGGTCCGTGCGCCAGAGGTTGCCTGTCGCCGGGAGCGTGGGGGTGGTGTGAGGAGGCATGGGATTAGCTTCCGGCGCCGCTGAACCTCCCGGGAGGCCCCGACCTCGTTATGTGGAAAACGCGAGGTCGCCGGAACCCTGCGAGATCGCCGTAGGCTTCCGGCGACGTCGAACGTTTCCGGCGATTTCGACGGCGGTGCCCGCCCCTAGGAGTAGTAGCGCCCCAGGGTCTCGGCCTTGAAATCGAAGAAGTTGCCGGCCTCGATGGCAAGCCGGGCGTCGTCCACCATCTTCACCACGAAGCGCTCGTTGTGGATGGAGATGAGCGTTGCCGAGACCATTTCCTTGGCCTTGAACAGGTGGTGGATGTAGGCCCGGGAGTAGTTCAGGCAGGCGTAGCAGTCGCAGCCTTCCTGCAGCGGACCGAAGTCGCGTTTGTACTTGGCGCCGGAGAGGTTGAACCGCCCGTCCGGGTGATAGAACGCCGAGTTGCGGGCCACCCGGGTGGGGGAGACGCAGTCGAAGGTGTCCGCACCGTTCTCGATCGCGGTGAAGATGTCGTCCGGCTCGGAAATGCCCAGCAGGTGCCGCGGCTTGTCCTCCGGCAGTTCCTCGTTGCACCAGCGCACAATCGTGCCCAGATTGTCCTTCTCCAGCGCCCCGCCGATGCCGAAGCCGTCGAAGTTCATGGCACCGAGGTCCCGGCAGGCCTTGCGCCGCAGGTCCTCGTACTGGGCTCCCTGGATCACGCCAAAGAGCGCCTGGTAGGGCTTTCCCGCCCGCTCGGATGTAAGCCGGAAGTGCTCGGCAAGGCAGCGTTCGGCCCAGCGGCGGGTGCGTTCCAGCGACTCCTCCTGGTAGCCGCGGGAGTTCTGCAGCGTGGTGAGCTCATCGAACGCGAACATGATGTCCGCGCCGATCTGGTGCTGGACGTTCATGGAGATCTCGGGGCTGAAGCGGTGCCGGTCGCCGTTGAGGTGGCTCTTGAACCACACGCCCTCCTCGTCCACGTGGGCCAGGCGTTCCTTGCCGGGGGCGACGGCGTCATCCGGGACTGCCGCGTCCGCGGCAGACACAGTCTTCATGTCGATGACCTTTTTGAACCCCGAACCCAGGCTCATCACCTGGAACCCGCCGGAGTCCGTGAAGGTGGGCCCGCGCCAGTTCATGAAGGCACCGAGTCCGCCGGCTTCGTCCAGGATGTCCGCCCCCGGCTGGAGGTACAGGTGGTAGGCGTTGGCCAGCACCGCCTGCGCGCCGAGTTCGGCAACGGACTCGGGCAGCACTGACTTCACGGTGGCCTTGGTGCCCACGGCGATGAACGCCGGCGTCTGGATCTCGCCGTGCGGAGTGCTGATGGTGCCGGTCCGGCCCAGGAACCCACCGCCGTTGGCGGCCACCTGCTCCGGCGTCGGCGAGCACGTCTCGCTCAGCCGCTTGCCCACGGTAAAGGAAAACTCGGACTGCAGGGCCGGGGCACCCGGCTCGAGAGGCGGGCGTGAGGGGTCAGTATTGGCTGGCACGGTTCAAGTGTGCCAGCTTGTTCCGGGGAAACTTAGCCCGGCGTCAGTGCACGGGGTCCGATGTGGGATAGTTCTCAGCGCGCCAGTTGTCCCAGCTGGTGCGGATTTCCTCGAGCCGGTGCGCCCCCAGGTCGTAGGTGGAGATGATCGCCATGGATCCGCCGTCGGGCCTCACTTCGGCGATGGGCGGCTGGTCGGCCACGATCAGGAGGCCGTCGCCGTGTTCGGCGTAGCTGTGCACCGTGAGCCCCACCTGGTGGTTGGTCCGGTACCAGACCTTGCCGGAGATCTCCTCGCCGGTGGGCAGTGTCAGCGAGTACGGCTCACCCGGCTTCGGGATGTCACGGAGGCCTAGCTTGTCGATCGCCGAGCCGTCCCCGCCCGGAACGGAGAAGAAAGCTGTGCGGCGCTTGCCGTGCGGGTGGTGTTCCAGGGCGAAGCGGAGCTGCTGGAGGAACGTCAACCAGCTCTGGGTGATGTCCTCGTCCCAGGCAGCCCACTCGGAATTGTGGTCCAGGGCGGCCCGCGTCACGCTCACCTCAGTGCCGGTGGGAACGGGCTTCAGGGAGAACTCGTCGCCGCCGTCCACGGTCAGGCTCGTGTGGTCGGGGCCTTCGACCACGGTGTCCTTGAAATAGATCTCGTTGATTTCGGCGGCAAGGTCGTCGGCTTCCCAGCCGTGCCACTGGGCAACTCTTGCCGGTTCGCGCAGCATTGTCCAAACCTGCTGCGCATCGGAGTTGATCACAACGCTCAGATTGTTCGTCATGGGGTGAATCTACAACTCCCGGCGCCTGCCGGGTAGGGCCAAACGGATACGGCCTGCCCCTCAGCCCCGCACGGATTCCAGCTCGTTGCCGATCCGGCGCTCCAGTTCCTTCAGCCCGATGGTTTCCGAGCCGCCGTGCGCCCGCAGGAACATCAGGGCTTCAAGCCGCAGCAGCCGCCATTCGCGTTCGGCGTCCGGGTTCGAGTTGTCGATGGCCCGGAAGATTTCCTTGTCATACAGGTTGGGTTCGTTCAGCGACCGCTGGCGGACTTTGGCGTTGATCCGCGCCTTGAACGGGTCCGTTTCCATGGCGTCGGGGGCGCGGAGCAGCTTTTCGTACACCTCGGCACGGTCCTCCTGCCCGTTCTGCCGGCAGATGTAGCTGGACAGGGCCAGCGCCGCCTCCACGGATGTCCACCGGCCCGGGTTCCCGTCAAAGGGGAGCACGTTGAGCAGGTCCGCCACCGCGAGGGCGCCGTCGGCATCCTTGAGGATGACGAACAATTCGTGGGCGAGGTCGCTGAGGTCCTTGAGGCAGCTCCCGGACTTGGTGTTGATGCCCTTGGCCAGCCGGTCGCTCAGCAGCATCACGCCCATTGCGTCCGGGTGGGCTGCCGCCGCGGCTTCCACCACGGACTCGGGCGTCCCCGCCGGTTCCGGGATCAGCGCCAGCTCGTCCTCGTCCGGACCGGCTGCGGCGGCTGCGGCGGCCGCTGCGGCCGGTGTGGTGGCCGGCAGGGGAGGAACGACGACGGCGGGAGCCGCCGGGGCGGTGTCCTCACCGGCGTCGGGGTGATCCAGCAGCTGAAGCGGGGCGGCGGCCTCGGACGCTACGGAAACGGCGTCCTCCGGGCCCGTGCCGGGGCCGGCCACGAAGACCGTGGAGCCGGCCGCGATGCGCAGGATCCCGCCGCCGGTGAGGGTTGCAAGGACCACCGCCGGCGTGCCGAAATCGTCATCCTCAACAAGGACGCTCTGGACTTCGGCGGACCGTTCGCCGTCGGGAAGGAGGAGCAGGTGGCCGGTCTGCAGAGAGCCAGCCTGGAGCTCGCTGTAGTGCTGGGCGGCTGGGCGGTGGGTCATCGGGAGTCCTTAAGTTCTCTTGCGGTCCGCCCTACAGTCTACAAAGGACCCTGCCCGAAATCGGGGACGCCCGGGTTCCTTCGAGCGTCCCGCGCAACGGCCCTCGCGTCCTAGCTGCCAACCCCCGCGAACGCGAGCGCCTGCCGGACAAGCGCCCCGCGGCCGCCGCTGAACTCCAGCTGCACGTCCGGGCTCAGGACCTCCTCCGGGGTCATCCAGGTGAGCTCCAAGGCGTCCTGGCGGGGTTCGCATTCACCCGTGACCGGGATGATGTAAGCCAGCGAAAC harbors:
- a CDS encoding pyruvate dehydrogenase, giving the protein MAKELATQLIEQLQAAGVQRIYGIVGDSLNPIVDAVRKTGGSGQGGIDWIHVRHEEAAAFAAAAEAQLTGNLAVCAGSCGPGNLHLINGLYDANRSGAPVLAIASHIPSKQIGSGFFQETHPDRLFNECSVYSELVSTAEQAPRVMHSAIQHAIGLGGVAVVTLPGDIAGLEATGETPLPATFRRATLIPDAASVRELAEAINAADKVAIFAGAGTQGAHDEVVALAEVIGAPIGHSLRGKDFMQYDNPYDIGMTGLLGYGAAAEGIEDADLLILLGTDFPYDQFLPGTRTAQVDRAAHKLGRRTDVDIAVHGDVLPTLAALKPLLTPKKSRRFLNQMLKKHDRLMNKAVGAYTRKVEKKQPIHPEYAASLLDQVAAEDAVFTADTGMCNVWTARYINPLGTRRLIGSYLHGSMANALPHAIGAQLAYPGRQVISVSGDGGLSMLLGELITVAAHRLPVNVVVFNNSTLGMVKLEMLVDGLPDFGVDVPDADYAAVARALGFHAVRVTDPARIEDAYREAFAHPGPSLVELITDPKALSIPPKITGSQVLGFATAMSKVVLNRGAGEAVSMARSNLRNIPRR
- a CDS encoding serpin family protein is translated as MKTFRVARIATAGALVALTACSASSPELLKADGVERVSVDRAAYAAELRSFRASAFGLGEALLADGGDASNGNVVSSPGSLLIALAMLRSGASGGTAAEMDSVLQLPLENRDEAMNALLSSLEKFDGDPGTVDEDNPPRKPVMHAANGLFVDKGVPTGESFLDTLARHYGTGVYPVNFSDEGATKPAIDAWVNRNTGGRIKEAPAKYDPDNTFSLLNSLYFASAWSAPFDPNDTSDLPFTTAAGDEIEAPAMHNELKMKYAEGAGWQGVDLPYADGFVMRLVLPDSGAAAGSRPSSAAFDAAKLTEIADAVDTAPLETVQIQLPRWDHKCSFDLRKVFESLGLQKTLATTEDFDNIQPRMMITQAAQAANITVAEKGTVAAAVTQINGAVTSAPPQPERTIVFDRPFHYQIVHNETGLPLFMGTVADPRS
- a CDS encoding hydroxymethylpyrimidine/phosphomethylpyrimidine kinase; translation: MTSATVETFPAVALTIAGSEATGGAGAQADLKTFQELGVFGIANLTCIVSFNPNDNWNHRFVPVDQQVIADQLEATTAAYGAASGAPSVLDTVKIGMLGSPATISTVASALAANGFANVVLDPVLICKGQEPGHALDTDQALKAQILPLATFVTPNHFEAESLSGLQITDVDSLTAAAIRIHELSGAAVLAKGGVRLAGPDAVDVYYDGDTLEILSAPKVGDVAVSGAGCSLAAAVTAELAKGASPLEAARTAKEFVTAGIRNRVASGAPFDALWQGGPR
- a CDS encoding queuosine precursor transporter encodes the protein MTSAKTFPASAAPKFASIGSPYFGIMLACMAVVLILSNIGASKGVAIGPIITDGGFFLFPLAYILGDVISEVYGFKVARRAIITTFALSVFASACYWVIIALPGFDDEFGASKQAALEGALGPVPQIVLASLLAFLAGQTINSWILVKMKARTGEKSLWARIMSSSVAGEFVDTLIFCSIAASVIGITDFGTFVNYVVVGFLYKTLVEFAFVPLTSLAIGWVKKREPSYGA
- the tgt gene encoding tRNA guanosine(34) transglycosylase Tgt gives rise to the protein MPANTDPSRPPLEPGAPALQSEFSFTVGKRLSETCSPTPEQVAANGGGFLGRTGTISTPHGEIQTPAFIAVGTKATVKSVLPESVAELGAQAVLANAYHLYLQPGADILDEAGGLGAFMNWRGPTFTDSGGFQVMSLGSGFKKVIDMKTVSAADAAVPDDAVAPGKERLAHVDEEGVWFKSHLNGDRHRFSPEISMNVQHQIGADIMFAFDELTTLQNSRGYQEESLERTRRWAERCLAEHFRLTSERAGKPYQALFGVIQGAQYEDLRRKACRDLGAMNFDGFGIGGALEKDNLGTIVRWCNEELPEDKPRHLLGISEPDDIFTAIENGADTFDCVSPTRVARNSAFYHPDGRFNLSGAKYKRDFGPLQEGCDCYACLNYSRAYIHHLFKAKEMVSATLISIHNERFVVKMVDDARLAIEAGNFFDFKAETLGRYYS
- a CDS encoding SRPBCC domain-containing protein, which produces MTNNLSVVINSDAQQVWTMLREPARVAQWHGWEADDLAAEINEIYFKDTVVEGPDHTSLTVDGGDEFSLKPVPTGTEVSVTRAALDHNSEWAAWDEDITQSWLTFLQQLRFALEHHPHGKRRTAFFSVPGGDGSAIDKLGLRDIPKPGEPYSLTLPTGEEISGKVWYRTNHQVGLTVHSYAEHGDGLLIVADQPPIAEVRPDGGSMAIISTYDLGAHRLEEIRTSWDNWRAENYPTSDPVH
- a CDS encoding DUF6707 family protein encodes the protein MTHRPAAQHYSELQAGSLQTGHLLLLPDGERSAEVQSVLVEDDDFGTPAVVLATLTGGGILRIAAGSTVFVAGPGTGPEDAVSVASEAAAPLQLLDHPDAGEDTAPAAPAVVVPPLPATTPAAAAAAAAAAGPDEDELALIPEPAGTPESVVEAAAAAHPDAMGVMLLSDRLAKGINTKSGSCLKDLSDLAHELFVILKDADGALAVADLLNVLPFDGNPGRWTSVEAALALSSYICRQNGQEDRAEVYEKLLRAPDAMETDPFKARINAKVRQRSLNEPNLYDKEIFRAIDNSNPDAEREWRLLRLEALMFLRAHGGSETIGLKELERRIGNELESVRG